GGAATTGCTTCGCGAGCAGGGTTACCGAACCGCGTGCATCGGAAAATGGCACCTTGGTTGGGAATGGGCCACCCTGGACGGGAAGCCCGCCCACGAGGGTACCGCGGTGGGCAGGCTGGATCGGGAACTGCGGGAGGAGCGGGAACGACAGGTCGATTTCAGTGCGCCCATGCGCGGGGGACCGGTCGATTGCGGATTCGACACGTACTTCGGCGTGGACGTGCCGAATTTCCCGCCCTACACCTGGTTCGAGCAGGACCGGCTCGCAGGGGAACCGACGGTGCCCAAGCCCGACGAGATGTTCGGATGGCCCGGCATCATGAAACCCGGTTGGTCCCTCGAGGAGATGATCCCCGCGTTCATACGCCGCGTGGTCAACTATATCGAATCTTCCGGGCCCGATCCGTTTTTCCTCTACTTCCCGCTCACGTCGCCCCACACGCCCATCGTGCCCAACGCGCCGTTCATCGGACGGAGCGGATCGGGGCTTTACGGCGACTTCGTGTGCGAGGTGGACTGGGTGGTGGGGCAGATCATGGCGGCCCTGGAACGCCGCGGAATCGCCGACGACACGCTGCTGATCTTCACCAGCGACAACGGACCGGAATGTGCACCGGCCGCGGACGGCGGGAGCTACGAACACGCGCGCCGCCACGGCCATTACAGCATGGGGGAGCTGCGCGGCGTCAAGCGCGACGTGTGGGAGGGCGGGCACCGCGTCCCCTTCCTCGCCCGGTGGCCGGGTGTCGTACCCGCCGGATCGGTCTGCGACCAGCTCACCATCCTGGGCGATTTCATGGCGACCTGCGCCGAGATGACCGGCTTCGAACTCCGGGAGGACGAAGGCGAGGACAGCGTGAGCATGCTGCCGCTGCTGCGGGGGGAGACCAGTGATCCGGTTAGGGACTTCGCCATTCACCACGCATGCCACGGGAACTTCGCCATCCGCAGGGGCAACTGGGTCTTCATCGATGCCCCGGACGGAGACGACAACCGCGAACCCGACTGGTTCAAGGAGGAACGGAGTTATACCGCCCACGACTTCCCCGGCGAGCTCTTCGATCTCGACAAGGACATTTCGGAGCGGGTAAACCGGTACGGCGACCATCCGGAACTCGTCCGGGAGATGTCGCAGATGCTGGAACGGGTGAAGTCGGAAGACATCGCGGAAAGGCCTTCGCCCGCGAAATGACACGATGTGTACTCTTTGATCTGGACGGGACGCTGATCGACACGTTGAACCTGTATGTACGGTCGGTAGTCCGGACGCTGCAGGCGACCGGACACAACCTGATGTCCCTGGAAGAAGTGCTGTCGCTCCGCCTGAATTCCGAACCACGCCTCATGGCCCATTTCTATCCGCCGGAAGAAGTCGAAAGCGCCCATCGGAGATTCCTGGAAAACTACCGCGGGCTGCACGCCAGGTTCTTCGGTGGCGTGTATCCCGGCGTAGACGAAATGTTGAAATCGTTGCGAAGCCAAGGCGTCAAACTGGGTATCGTTTCCGGGAAGAGCCGGGGCGCCTGGGAGATTACCCGGGAACACGCCCGGTTGGGTGCGTTCGATACGCTGGTCTTCGATGACGATGTATCCGTGCCCAAACCGGATTGCGAGGGTCTCGTCAAGGCGATGAGCAACCTGGGCGCGTCACCTACCGATACCGTCTACGTCGGCGATGCCGTCGATGATCTGGAAGCCGCGACGGCCGCCGGGGTCTCGTTCTGCGCGGCCCTGTGGTCGAAGAACGCCGCAGAAACGCTGGCTTTCGAACAGGCCGCCGAGGAAATTGGGCCGTATGCCGGAGTGGACCATCCCGGTGAGGTAGAACGGTTTCTGCAGGACGTCAGAACGTGACACGACGAAG
This genomic window from Gemmatimonadota bacterium contains:
- a CDS encoding arylsulfatase; this translates as MPNSTPNIIYILADDMGYGDMGCNNPGSKIPTPHLDLLAEGGMRFTDAHAPSSVCTPSRYALLTGRYCWRTPLQNSVLWPYDPPLIEPGRLTAAELLREQGYRTACIGKWHLGWEWATLDGKPAHEGTAVGRLDRELREERERQVDFSAPMRGGPVDCGFDTYFGVDVPNFPPYTWFEQDRLAGEPTVPKPDEMFGWPGIMKPGWSLEEMIPAFIRRVVNYIESSGPDPFFLYFPLTSPHTPIVPNAPFIGRSGSGLYGDFVCEVDWVVGQIMAALERRGIADDTLLIFTSDNGPECAPAADGGSYEHARRHGHYSMGELRGVKRDVWEGGHRVPFLARWPGVVPAGSVCDQLTILGDFMATCAEMTGFELREDEGEDSVSMLPLLRGETSDPVRDFAIHHACHGNFAIRRGNWVFIDAPDGDDNREPDWFKEERSYTAHDFPGELFDLDKDISERVNRYGDHPELVREMSQMLERVKSEDIAERPSPAK
- a CDS encoding HAD family hydrolase — protein: MTRCVLFDLDGTLIDTLNLYVRSVVRTLQATGHNLMSLEEVLSLRLNSEPRLMAHFYPPEEVESAHRRFLENYRGLHARFFGGVYPGVDEMLKSLRSQGVKLGIVSGKSRGAWEITREHARLGAFDTLVFDDDVSVPKPDCEGLVKAMSNLGASPTDTVYVGDAVDDLEAATAAGVSFCAALWSKNAAETLAFEQAAEEIGPYAGVDHPGEVERFLQDVRT